A genome region from Deinococcus betulae includes the following:
- the speA gene encoding biosynthetic arginine decarboxylase: protein MTTANTFSTTDAAELYQVPNWSGGWFRVSDKGQVDVTPTPGLHAPLRAIVDEIVDRGESLPVILRFPQVITGRVKHLNEAFGKAIAEYGYTSHYQGVFPIKVNQRRVVVESVAAAGYDYAHGLEAGSKAELALCLAQKMHPDALLCCNGFKDDGFIKLALWGRTLGKNVVITIEKYSELDRILKQAKALGVKPAMGVRFKLHARGSGQWEESGGDQAKFGLNAYELLRVVERLKEEDMLDSLVMLHTHIGSQITDIRRVKVAVREATQTYAGLIAAGAQLKYLNVGGGLGVDYDGSKTTFYASMNYTVGEYAADVVYTVQEVCKTRQVPEPVIVSESGRALTAHHAVLILPVVDVTGPTRDLEDLPPANEDSHQIVKDMEEILGNITGRNYREMYNDAVGDKQTLHNLFDLGYVTLGDRARGEALFNAILRRIAKLIQNEKYVPDELEDLQKVLADKYICNFSLFQSLPDNWAIQALFPIVPLDRLGEKPTRQATLVDITCDSDGKIEKFIDLRDVKATLPLHEPGGKPYYLGVFLMGAYQDVLGSAHNLFGKVSEAHVTVRPGGRFNIDLFVRGQKARRMIESMGYEEPMLRDAIEDQADAALKVGSLASGQEQELLDDYGEELLGYTYLEYEN, encoded by the coding sequence ATGACGACCGCGAACACGTTTTCTACCACTGACGCCGCCGAACTGTACCAGGTGCCCAACTGGTCGGGCGGCTGGTTCCGCGTTTCAGATAAGGGCCAAGTGGACGTGACCCCCACGCCGGGCCTGCACGCGCCGCTGCGCGCCATCGTGGACGAGATTGTGGACCGGGGCGAGAGCCTGCCGGTCATCCTGCGCTTCCCCCAGGTGATTACTGGCCGCGTCAAGCACCTGAACGAAGCCTTTGGTAAGGCGATTGCCGAATACGGCTACACCAGCCACTACCAGGGCGTCTTTCCCATCAAGGTCAACCAGCGCCGGGTTGTCGTGGAATCGGTGGCCGCCGCTGGGTACGACTACGCGCACGGCCTGGAAGCCGGCAGCAAGGCCGAACTGGCCCTATGCCTGGCCCAGAAGATGCATCCCGACGCCCTGCTGTGCTGCAACGGCTTCAAAGACGACGGCTTTATCAAGCTCGCACTCTGGGGCCGCACGCTGGGCAAGAACGTGGTCATCACCATCGAGAAGTACAGCGAGCTGGACCGCATCCTCAAGCAGGCCAAGGCGCTGGGCGTCAAGCCCGCCATGGGCGTGCGGTTCAAACTGCACGCGCGCGGCTCGGGGCAGTGGGAGGAGTCCGGCGGCGACCAGGCCAAATTCGGCCTGAACGCCTACGAACTTCTGCGGGTGGTCGAGCGCCTGAAAGAAGAGGACATGCTCGACAGCCTGGTGATGCTGCACACACACATCGGGTCACAGATCACCGATATCCGCCGCGTGAAGGTGGCCGTGCGCGAGGCCACCCAGACCTACGCGGGCCTGATTGCCGCTGGCGCGCAGCTCAAGTACCTCAACGTGGGCGGCGGCCTGGGCGTGGACTACGACGGGTCCAAGACCACCTTTTACGCCTCTATGAACTACACCGTGGGCGAATACGCCGCCGACGTGGTGTACACCGTACAGGAAGTCTGCAAAACCCGCCAGGTCCCCGAGCCTGTCATCGTCTCCGAGTCAGGCCGGGCGCTCACGGCCCACCACGCCGTGCTGATTCTGCCGGTGGTGGACGTGACTGGCCCCACCCGTGACCTTGAAGACCTGCCACCGGCCAACGAGGACAGCCACCAGATCGTCAAGGACATGGAAGAGATTCTGGGCAACATCACGGGGCGCAACTACCGCGAGATGTACAACGACGCGGTGGGCGACAAACAGACGCTGCACAACCTCTTCGACCTGGGCTACGTCACCCTGGGCGACCGCGCCCGTGGCGAGGCGCTGTTTAATGCCATCCTGCGGCGCATCGCCAAGCTGATTCAGAACGAGAAATACGTGCCCGACGAACTGGAAGACCTGCAAAAGGTGCTGGCCGACAAGTATATCTGCAACTTCTCGCTGTTTCAGAGCCTGCCGGACAACTGGGCTATTCAGGCGCTGTTTCCGATTGTGCCGCTGGACCGCCTGGGTGAGAAGCCCACGCGGCAGGCGACGCTGGTGGACATCACCTGTGACAGTGACGGCAAAATCGAGAAGTTCATTGACCTGCGTGACGTGAAGGCCACGCTGCCCCTGCACGAGCCGGGGGGCAAGCCGTATTACCTGGGCGTGTTCCTGATGGGCGCTTATCAGGACGTGCTGGGCAGCGCGCACAACCTCTTTGGCAAGGTCAGCGAGGCGCACGTGACGGTGCGGCCCGGCGGGCGCTTCAACATCGACCTCTTCGTGCGTGGTCAAAAGGCCCGGCGCATGATTGAGAGCATGGG